The following proteins are co-located in the Marinibacterium anthonyi genome:
- the lcfB_10 gene encoding Long-chain-fatty-acid--CoA ligase: protein MGRQEVLAEPVLDYAERKVRIEADPLPKNIGDLIDQAAAEAGDKMLWNFFEAGETITYDQMRRKVNGLAAKLLDLGITKGTHVGVMLPNIPALPLTWLALGRIGAVMLPINNAYKAREMEHVMTTAEGRWIVSHADCLPVVEEVVDAGAIDVTPDRVITVGMDDEPYLKWEDLSDTPLDRFDAPEPVTHDDLLNIQFTSGTSGFPKGCRLTQRYWVSSGKVNAFRDGRRYERILASTPFFYMDPQWLLLMTMYHRGTLFVAAKQSTSRFLGWLRMYRIQFCLFPWVLLNQPARPDDNENEIVRCNVYGVPKDLHPKLEARFDVNAREAFGMTELGPAMFVPVERPDKVGSGSCGLPCPFRECRIVDEAGHEVPRGEIGELQVRGPGIMGGYYNNPKATEEVFDGDWFRTGDLFRQDDEGFFYIVGRKKDMIRRSAENIAAREVETVLSAAEAVAECAVVGVPDDLRGEEVKAYLRLKPGVEPDAVVIEEVIAVATQGLAPFKVPRFYAFVDDFPRTASLKIAKPQITQGVTDLRAGSYDRVAGQWVGTETA, encoded by the coding sequence ATGGGCAGGCAGGAGGTGCTGGCCGAGCCAGTGCTGGATTACGCGGAACGGAAAGTCAGGATCGAGGCGGACCCGCTGCCGAAGAACATCGGGGACCTGATCGACCAGGCCGCCGCCGAGGCTGGAGACAAGATGCTCTGGAATTTCTTCGAGGCGGGCGAGACCATCACCTATGACCAGATGCGGCGAAAGGTGAACGGGCTGGCGGCGAAGCTGCTGGACCTGGGCATCACCAAGGGCACGCACGTGGGCGTCATGCTGCCCAACATCCCGGCGCTGCCGCTGACATGGCTGGCGCTGGGGCGGATCGGGGCGGTGATGCTGCCGATCAACAACGCCTACAAGGCCCGCGAGATGGAACATGTGATGACCACGGCCGAGGGCCGCTGGATCGTGTCCCATGCCGATTGCCTGCCCGTGGTCGAAGAGGTGGTGGACGCCGGCGCCATCGACGTGACGCCCGACCGGGTGATCACCGTCGGCATGGACGACGAACCCTACCTGAAATGGGAAGACCTGTCCGACACGCCGCTGGACCGGTTCGATGCGCCCGAACCCGTTACGCATGATGACCTGCTGAACATCCAGTTCACGTCCGGGACCTCCGGCTTTCCCAAGGGCTGCCGTCTGACCCAGCGCTACTGGGTGTCCAGCGGCAAGGTGAACGCCTTTCGCGACGGGCGCAGATACGAACGCATCCTGGCTTCGACCCCGTTCTTCTACATGGATCCGCAGTGGCTGCTGTTGATGACCATGTACCATCGCGGCACGCTGTTCGTCGCCGCAAAGCAAAGCACCAGCCGGTTTCTGGGCTGGCTGCGGATGTACCGGATCCAGTTCTGCCTGTTCCCCTGGGTCCTGCTGAACCAGCCCGCGCGCCCGGATGATAACGAGAACGAGATCGTCCGCTGCAACGTCTACGGCGTCCCGAAGGACCTGCACCCCAAGCTGGAAGCCCGTTTCGACGTGAACGCGCGCGAGGCCTTCGGCATGACCGAACTGGGCCCTGCCATGTTCGTCCCCGTGGAACGGCCCGACAAGGTGGGCTCGGGGTCCTGCGGGCTGCCCTGTCCGTTCCGGGAGTGCCGGATCGTGGACGAGGCCGGCCACGAGGTGCCGCGCGGCGAGATCGGCGAATTGCAGGTGCGGGGCCCCGGCATCATGGGCGGGTATTACAACAACCCGAAAGCCACCGAAGAGGTGTTCGATGGCGACTGGTTCCGCACCGGCGACCTGTTCCGCCAGGATGACGAAGGTTTCTTCTATATCGTCGGGCGCAAGAAGGACATGATCCGCCGCAGCGCCGAGAACATCGCCGCGCGCGAGGTCGAAACCGTGCTGAGCGCCGCCGAGGCGGTGGCCGAATGCGCCGTGGTCGGCGTGCCGGACGATCTGCGCGGCGAAGAGGTCAAGGCCTATCTGCGGCTGAAACCGGGGGTCGAGCCGGACGCGGTGGTGATCGAGGAGGTGATCGCCGTGGCGACCCAAGGCCTCGCGCCCTTCAAGGTGCCGCGCTTCTACGCCTTCGTCGACGATTTCCCGCGGACGGCGTCGCTGAAGATCGCCAAGCCGCAGATCACGCAAGGTGTCACGGACCTGCGCGCCGGCAGTTACGACCGGGTGGCGGGCCAATGGGTGGGAACGGAAACAGCATGA
- a CDS encoding site-specific tyrosine recombinase XerC: MTSDNTRRAYAQDWQHYSRWCRLRGDDPLPPRPETIALYLADLARPQDTSAGLSLASIERRLSGLSWNAQQRGFDLDRRDPTLAAALTDIRHRLNRPATTKDPLSARDILAMISTLPRDLRGMRDRTILLMGYAGGLRRSEIVGLDARRDAPYGGQGWVTLTEPGALLVLRAGDGWREVEIGRGSSDRGCPVHALEQWLSYAKIDQGPIFVRVSRDAKRILGGRLNDRHVARLVKQTVHDAGIRGELPEKDRMALFSGHSLRAGFAHHAEAAEHLVRAQLGIGSPPPRAEPEMRFQVNLTRAAGL, encoded by the coding sequence ATGACATCGGACAACACCCGTCGCGCCTATGCGCAGGACTGGCAGCACTATTCCCGCTGGTGCCGGTTGCGCGGCGACGACCCGCTGCCGCCGCGCCCTGAAACGATCGCCCTTTACCTCGCCGATCTTGCCCGCCCTCAAGACACCTCTGCCGGCCTCAGCCTCGCCAGCATCGAACGCCGTCTGTCGGGCCTGTCCTGGAACGCGCAGCAACGCGGCTTCGACCTGGACCGCCGGGATCCGACGCTTGCCGCCGCCCTGACCGACATTCGCCACCGGCTGAACCGCCCCGCGACCACCAAGGATCCGCTCAGCGCCCGCGACATCCTCGCGATGATATCCACCCTGCCCCGCGATCTGCGCGGCATGCGCGATCGCACGATCCTGCTGATGGGCTATGCCGGCGGCCTGCGGCGGTCCGAAATCGTGGGGCTGGATGCCAGACGCGACGCCCCATATGGCGGTCAGGGTTGGGTCACCCTGACCGAGCCCGGCGCGCTTCTGGTGCTGCGGGCCGGCGATGGATGGCGCGAGGTCGAAATTGGACGGGGGTCGTCCGACCGTGGCTGTCCGGTACATGCGTTGGAGCAATGGTTGTCCTATGCCAAGATCGACCAGGGCCCGATCTTTGTGCGCGTTTCTCGTGACGCGAAGCGCATCCTTGGCGGACGCCTGAACGACCGCCACGTCGCCCGTCTGGTCAAGCAGACGGTCCATGACGCCGGGATCCGGGGCGAGTTGCCCGAGAAGGACCGGATGGCCCTGTTCTCCGGCCACTCCCTGCGCGCCGGCTTCGCGCATCACGCCGAGGCGGCCGAACATCTTGTCCGGGCGCAATTGGGCATCGGCTCGCCGCCCCCCCGCGCCGAACCCGAGATGCGCTTTCAGGTCAACCTGACCCGCGCCGCCGGGCTTTGA
- the puuC_3 gene encoding Aldehyde dehydrogenase PuuC produces MDLTAINWHDRAKTVTLLTKPFIDGAYVDPVTDDTFDCIFPGDGRVVAKVASCGEADVDVAVKSARKAFESGVWSRMAPLDRRRILMRFSELILENREDLALLETLNVGKPIANSFNGDVPSAAACIAWYAEAIDKVYGEVAATASDMTTLVMREPVGVVAAVVPWNYPLSMAAWKLGPALATGNSVILKPAEQSPFTALKIAELAIEAGMPKGVLNVVPGLGHLAGKALGMHMDVDCIGFTGSTEVGKFFMQYSGLSNIKRIGLELGGKSPQVVLDDCDDLDLAAKTVAAGIFGNSGQVCNAGSRLIVQEGIKDALLEKIAAHAADLVPGDPLDPATRMGSIVTEEQMTRVLGYIDAGRAEGANVVAGGQRVRSDTGGFYVEPTVFEGVRNDMKIAREEIFGPVLSAIVVKDFEEAMTVANDTEYGLAAGVWTGSLKNAHNAAKAIKAGVVWVNCFDKGSFAVPFGGFKQSGFGRDKSIHAMDKYTDLKAVWFQH; encoded by the coding sequence ATGGACCTGACGGCCATCAACTGGCACGACCGCGCAAAGACGGTCACGCTGCTGACGAAACCCTTTATCGATGGCGCCTACGTGGACCCGGTGACGGACGACACCTTCGACTGCATCTTCCCCGGCGACGGCCGGGTGGTGGCCAAGGTCGCGTCCTGCGGCGAGGCCGACGTGGACGTGGCCGTGAAATCCGCGCGCAAGGCGTTTGAAAGCGGGGTCTGGTCGCGCATGGCGCCGCTGGACCGCCGCCGGATCCTGATGCGGTTTTCGGAACTGATCCTGGAGAACCGGGAAGACCTGGCGCTGCTGGAAACGCTGAACGTCGGCAAGCCCATCGCCAACAGCTTCAACGGCGACGTGCCGAGCGCGGCCGCCTGCATCGCCTGGTATGCCGAGGCCATCGACAAGGTCTATGGCGAGGTCGCGGCCACCGCGTCGGACATGACGACGCTGGTCATGCGCGAACCCGTGGGGGTTGTCGCCGCCGTGGTGCCCTGGAACTATCCGCTGTCGATGGCGGCATGGAAGCTTGGACCGGCGCTGGCCACCGGCAATTCGGTCATCCTGAAGCCGGCGGAACAATCGCCCTTCACCGCGCTGAAGATCGCCGAACTGGCGATCGAGGCCGGGATGCCCAAGGGCGTGCTGAACGTGGTCCCCGGGCTGGGGCATCTGGCGGGCAAGGCTTTGGGCATGCACATGGATGTGGATTGCATCGGCTTCACCGGATCGACCGAGGTCGGCAAGTTCTTCATGCAGTACTCGGGCCTGTCGAACATCAAGCGCATCGGGCTGGAACTGGGCGGCAAGTCGCCCCAGGTCGTGCTGGACGATTGCGATGACCTGGACCTGGCGGCGAAAACTGTCGCTGCGGGGATCTTCGGCAATTCCGGCCAGGTCTGCAACGCGGGGTCGCGGCTGATCGTGCAGGAAGGCATCAAGGACGCGCTGCTGGAAAAGATCGCCGCACACGCGGCCGACCTGGTGCCGGGCGATCCGCTTGATCCGGCGACCAGGATGGGTTCGATCGTGACCGAGGAACAGATGACCCGCGTGCTGGGCTATATCGACGCCGGGCGCGCCGAAGGCGCCAACGTGGTGGCCGGCGGTCAGCGGGTGCGGTCGGACACGGGCGGGTTCTACGTGGAACCCACCGTCTTCGAGGGCGTGCGCAACGACATGAAGATCGCGCGCGAGGAAATCTTTGGCCCCGTGCTGTCGGCCATCGTGGTGAAGGATTTCGAAGAGGCGATGACAGTCGCCAACGACACCGAGTACGGCCTGGCCGCCGGTGTCTGGACCGGCAGCCTGAAGAACGCGCACAACGCGGCCAAGGCGATCAAGGCCGGGGTGGTCTGGGTCAACTGCTTTGACAAGGGATCCTTCGCGGTGCCCTTCGGCGGGTTCAAGCAATCGGGCTTCGGCCGCGACAAGTCGATCCACGCGATGGACAAGTACACCGACCTCAAGGCGGTCTGGTTCCAGCACTGA
- the bioK_3 gene encoding L-Lysine-8-amino-7-oxononanoate aminotransferase: protein MDKERSRQAEIERMARDHLLVPAQDMGVLGKTALPALSHGEGIYVYDQDGNKYIDGPAGMWCTQVGYARPEMAEAIAAQAMTLSYNSPWYTTNSPSARLAEKIAAMTPGDLNRIFFTTGGSTAVDTALRFTEYYNNRLGRPEKKRIIVRFDGYHGSTELTAACSGRKGNWAGFDIESDRISFLSSPNIRLAGNRSPEDFLDDLVAEFEDRIATLGPETIAAFLAEPVLASGGVIIPPKGYHARFKAVCEKHDILYISDEVVTGFGRCGEWFASEKVFGVVPDMITFAKGVTSGYVPLGGVAISQRLLDKVSGAQAKGSYFGNGYTYSGHPVSCAAALANIEIFEKDGLLDHVRDMSDYFARSLQALSDLETVSDVRASGLIGCVECMVDPSRGEVTAADRAFAAKVDAICFELGLIVRPIGDMCVISPPLVITRAQIDDICRILRIAITRATESIRAEATA from the coding sequence ATGGACAAGGAACGCAGCCGCCAGGCAGAGATCGAGAGAATGGCCCGCGACCACCTGCTGGTTCCGGCGCAGGACATGGGTGTTCTGGGCAAGACGGCGCTGCCGGCGCTAAGCCACGGCGAAGGCATCTATGTCTATGACCAGGACGGCAACAAGTACATCGACGGGCCTGCGGGCATGTGGTGCACCCAGGTGGGGTATGCCCGCCCCGAGATGGCCGAGGCGATCGCCGCGCAGGCGATGACGCTGTCCTACAATTCGCCCTGGTACACGACCAATTCGCCTTCGGCCCGGCTGGCCGAGAAGATCGCGGCGATGACGCCGGGCGACCTGAACCGGATCTTCTTCACCACCGGCGGATCGACCGCCGTGGACACCGCGCTGCGGTTCACCGAATACTACAACAACCGACTGGGCCGCCCCGAGAAGAAGCGCATCATCGTGCGCTTCGACGGCTATCACGGCAGCACCGAGCTGACCGCAGCCTGTTCGGGCCGCAAGGGCAACTGGGCCGGGTTCGACATCGAAAGCGACCGGATCTCGTTCCTGTCGAGCCCCAATATCCGCCTGGCCGGCAACCGGTCGCCCGAGGATTTCCTGGATGACCTGGTCGCCGAGTTCGAGGACCGCATCGCAACGCTGGGCCCCGAAACCATCGCGGCCTTCCTGGCAGAACCGGTGCTGGCGTCGGGTGGCGTGATCATCCCGCCCAAGGGGTACCACGCCCGATTCAAGGCAGTCTGCGAAAAGCACGACATCCTCTACATCTCGGACGAGGTCGTCACCGGCTTTGGCCGCTGCGGGGAATGGTTCGCGTCGGAAAAGGTCTTTGGCGTGGTGCCCGACATGATCACCTTCGCCAAGGGCGTGACCTCGGGCTACGTGCCCCTGGGGGGCGTGGCGATTTCCCAGCGGCTTCTGGACAAGGTCAGCGGAGCGCAGGCCAAGGGCAGCTATTTCGGCAATGGCTACACCTATTCCGGCCACCCGGTCAGCTGTGCCGCCGCACTGGCCAATATCGAGATCTTTGAAAAGGACGGGCTGCTGGATCACGTCCGCGACATGTCGGACTACTTTGCCCGGTCGCTGCAGGCCCTGTCGGACCTGGAAACCGTTTCGGATGTCCGTGCCAGCGGGTTGATCGGTTGCGTGGAATGCATGGTTGATCCCAGCAGGGGCGAAGTGACCGCCGCCGACCGGGCATTCGCGGCGAAGGTCGACGCGATCTGTTTCGAACTGGGCCTGATCGTGCGGCCCATCGGCGACATGTGCGTGATCTCTCCGCCGCTGGTCATCACGCGCGCGCAGATCGACGACATCTGCCGGATTCTGCGCATCGCCATCACCCGTGCGACCGAAAGCATCCGCGCCGAGGCGACCGCCTGA